The following coding sequences lie in one Miscanthus floridulus cultivar M001 chromosome 9, ASM1932011v1, whole genome shotgun sequence genomic window:
- the LOC136479244 gene encoding uncharacterized protein: MASNFRVEHINFYVYLSLSLAEATDLSIQMASVVTDAKTVPTDDLEIPVLEPPRASAKSKETKEVLADFIAEWTEIQEPIPVACPEHWVMYFDGALNINGAGVDILFITPTKDNLRYVLRIHFPASNNATEYEACLHGLRIAVELSVKRLMVYKDSVLVINQVNKDWSCSSEKMGAYCAEVRKLEGKFYGIKYHHVVRDQN, from the exons ATGGCTAGCAACttccgcgtcgagcacatcaacttctacgtctatctg AGTCtctccctcgccgaagccactgacctctccatccagatggctagcgtggtcaccgacgccaagacagtgcccaccgatgacctggagatcccagtgctggagcctcctcgtgcctccgccaagtctaaggaaacgaAGGAG gtgttggctgacttcatcgctgagtggaccgagatccaagagcccatccccgttgcttgccccgagcactgggtgatgtatttcgacggtgccctcaacatcaacggtgctggcgtCGACATTTTGTTTATTACTCCAACTAAGGACAACCTCCGATATGTCCTCCGAATTCATTTTCCAGCTTCCAACAACGCCACggagtatgaagcatgtctccacggacttcgtatagccgtcgagctcagcgtcaaacgcctcatggtatacaaaGACTCtgtgctggtcatcaaccaggtcaacaaagattggtcctgttccagcgagaagatgggcGCATACTGCGCCGAGGtcaggaaactcgaaggaaagttctatggtatcaagtaccaccatgtggtacgagaccaaaattag